A window of Gallaecimonas kandeliae genomic DNA:
TCGACGCCAAGTTCCTGGTGGCCCTGCTGCCGCCCGGGGCCTTTATCGGCATGGGCTTCCTCATCGCCCTCAAGAAGGTCATAGACCAGCAAAAAGACAAGAAGAAGGTGGCCGAGCCCGTGGCCAAGGCGCAGCGGGTAAGGGTCACGGCAGACTGATGAACCAGCAAAAACGCCTCGAGATACTGACGCGCCTGCGGGACGCCAATCCCCACCCCACCACTGAGCTGCATTTCAGCACGCCCTTCGAGCTGCTGGTGGCGGTGACCCTCTCGGCCCAGGCCACGGACGTGGGGGTCAACAAGGCCACAGCCCGGCTGTTCCCCGTGGCCAATTCCCCCAAGGCCATCTGGGAGCTGGGCGTCGAGGGCCTCAAGGACTACATCAAGACCATAGGCCTCTTCAATTCCAAGGCCGAGAACGTCCACAAAATGTGCGGCATACTGCTGGAACAGCACGGCGGCGAGGTGCCACAAAGCCGTGAGGCCCTCGAGGCCCTGCCTGGCGTCGGCCGCAAGACCGCCAACGTGGTGCTCAACACCGCCTTCGGCTGGCCCACCATAGCGGTGGACACCCATATCTTCCGGGTCTCCAACCGCACCAAATTCGCCCCCGGCAAGGACGTCAAGGCCGTGGAGGAGAAGCTGGAGAAGGTGGTGCCCAAGGAATTCAAGGTGGACGTGCACCACTGGCTTATCCTGCACGGCCGCTACACCTGCATAGCCCGCAAGCCCCGCTGCGGCTCCTGCATCATCGAAGACTTGTGCGAGTACAAGGACAAGACGGAAATCTGAACGAGGTACAAGATGCGAATTCTCCACACCATGCTCCGCGTCGGCGATCTGGACAGGTCCATCGCCTTCTATACCGAAGTGCTCGGCATGAAGCTGCTGCGCCGCTCCGAGAACAGTGAATACAAATACACCCTGGCCTTCGTCGGCTACGGCGAGGAAAAGGACGAGGCCGTCCTCGAACTCACCTACAACTGGGGGGTGGACAGCTATGATCTGGGCAGCGCCTACGGCCATATCGCCATCGAAGCCGAAGACATCCATGGCATCTGCGAGGCCGTCAAGGCCAAGGGCGGCAAGGTGACCCGCGAGCCGGGCCCGGTGCTCGGCGGCAGCACCGTCATCGCCTTCGTCGAAGATCCCGACGGCTACAAGATAGAGTTCATCGCCAAGAAGGACGCCGGCCAGGGCCTCGGCGGCTGAAAACCGGCATGAAAAAAGGCGCCTCAGGGCGCCTTTTTTGTTGGTGATTGTCAGCGCTGCACGTGCAGCACCACGCGGCCGGCTGAGGTGCGCCTGTTCAGGGCGCGGCCTTCTTCGGTTTCGTTGGAGGGGATATGGAAGAGGCGCTTCTAAGCGCCTCTACTCAGCGCTGCACGTGCAGCACCACCCGCCTGTTCAGGGCGCGGCCTTCTTCGGTTTCGTTGGAGGCCACGTGGCGCTTCTCGCCGTAGCCTTCGGTGCTGATGCGATCCGCCGGCAGCCCCTTGGCCACCAGGTAGTCCTTGATGGCCTTGGCCCGCTTCTTGGACAGCTCCTCGTTCAGCCAGCGGCCGCCGTAGGAGTCGGAATAGGCGTCGATGTCGATGCGGCTGTACTGGTTGTCGTTGGCCAGATACTGGCCCACCAGATCCAGGCGATGCTGGGAGTCTTCGGTGAGATCGGCCGAGTTCTTCTTGTAGGTCAGCACCGAGAAGGAGATGTCCTCGAAGTCCACCGGCAGCAGGCCGCCCAGGCAGGAGACGAAATCCTCGTAGCCCTTCTTGAAGTTGCCGGTGGACAGCGCCACCGACACCTTGTTGCGGCCGAGGCGGTCCGGGTAGGTCAGGGTCGGCAACCGGCCCGATTCCAGCTCGGAGAGCAGATCCCAGGCCCTGTCGTTGTTGAGCTCGGCCGGGTAATGGGGATAGAGGGGCAGTTTGCCGAGGGGCTGGGCCGCCAGGCCCGGCTGCCAGGCCGGGGGCACACTGGCGAGGCTCGCCACCGTCTGCTTGGATGGGGCGTCCTTGACGTCGAGGGCGAAACGCAGGTTTTCCTTGCGGTTGGCATGGGCGCTGAATACCGCCACCCCGTAGTTGGGGATCCTGTGCTCCAGGCGGCACTGCAGGGGGTTGGCCGCCGTCACCTGCCATTGGGACTGGCCCAGGCTGGCCGCGTAATAGCGCACCCCGGCGTCCGCCGGTGTGCCGGCCAGAACGACCAGGGTTGCTATCAGGCTGATGTTGAACGACTTGGACATGGCCCCTCCCCTACCTCGAAAACTGTGTCGGCCGCGCGCTTTCAAACTTTAGGCTTCTGTCAGCTTTTGCCATAATAGGCGGCCGTCACCCAGCCAAAGTACCCCATGTCAGCTCTGTTCAGCCAACGCTTTCGCGGTTTTTACCCCGTTATCATCGACGTAGAAACCGCCGGCTTCAACGCCCAGACCGACGCGCTGTTGCAGATCGCCGCCACCCTGGTGGACATGGACGCCGAGGGCCGGCTGGTGGTCAAGGAGACCCACTTCCACAATGTGCTGCCCTTCGAGGGGGCCAACCTGGAAGAGGCGGCCCTGAAGTTCACCGGCATCACCGATCCCTGGCATCCGCTGCGCTTCGCCGTGGACGAGGACGAAGCCCTCAAGGCGATCTTCAAGGCGGTGCGCAAGGGCATGAAGGCCGCCGGCTGCCAGCGCGCCATACTGGTGGGCCACAACGCCGCCTTCGACCTCGGCTTCTTGAACGCCGTCATAGCCCGCACCAACCAGAAGCGCTCCCCTTTCCATCCCTTCGTAAGCTTCGACACCACCACCATGGCGGCCCTGGCCCTGGGCCAGACGGTGCTGGCCAAGGCCTGTCCGGCGGCGGGCCTGGCTTTTGACAACGCCGAGGCCCATGCCGCCGACTACGACGCCGAGCGCACCGCCCAGCTGTTCTGCCATATCGTCAACCGCTGGAAGGATCTCGGCGGCTGGCCCTTGCCTGCCGCCGGCGCCGCCAGCGAAGGGAACAACGAAGAGGCCTAACCGGCCCCTTGCCCAGGCCAGTTGGTCAGCCGGCTGAGCTTGGCCAGTACAGCCCTGGCCGTACTGGCCGACGACTGGGGGTTCTGGCCTGTGATCAGCAGGCCGTCGGTGACCACAAAATCCTCCCAGTCGCCGCCGCAGAGGAAATCCCCGCCTTTTGCCTTGAGGGCGTCCTCCAGCAGGAAGGGCACCACGGCCGTCAGGCCCACCGCCTCCTCCTCGGCATTGGTGAAAGCCGTCACCTCTTTGCCTTCCAGCACGCTCCGGCCCTCGGCGTCCACGGCATTGACCAGCACGCAGGGGCCGTGGCAGACCGCCGCCACCGGCTTGCCGGCGGC
This region includes:
- the gloA gene encoding lactoylglutathione lyase, whose amino-acid sequence is MRILHTMLRVGDLDRSIAFYTEVLGMKLLRRSENSEYKYTLAFVGYGEEKDEAVLELTYNWGVDSYDLGSAYGHIAIEAEDIHGICEAVKAKGGKVTREPGPVLGGSTVIAFVEDPDGYKIEFIAKKDAGQGLGG
- the nth gene encoding endonuclease III; the protein is MNQQKRLEILTRLRDANPHPTTELHFSTPFELLVAVTLSAQATDVGVNKATARLFPVANSPKAIWELGVEGLKDYIKTIGLFNSKAENVHKMCGILLEQHGGEVPQSREALEALPGVGRKTANVVLNTAFGWPTIAVDTHIFRVSNRTKFAPGKDVKAVEEKLEKVVPKEFKVDVHHWLILHGRYTCIARKPRCGSCIIEDLCEYKDKTEI
- a CDS encoding flagellar protein MotY, which produces MSKSFNISLIATLVVLAGTPADAGVRYYAASLGQSQWQVTAANPLQCRLEHRIPNYGVAVFSAHANRKENLRFALDVKDAPSKQTVASLASVPPAWQPGLAAQPLGKLPLYPHYPAELNNDRAWDLLSELESGRLPTLTYPDRLGRNKVSVALSTGNFKKGYEDFVSCLGGLLPVDFEDISFSVLTYKKNSADLTEDSQHRLDLVGQYLANDNQYSRIDIDAYSDSYGGRWLNEELSKKRAKAIKDYLVAKGLPADRISTEGYGEKRHVASNETEEGRALNRRVVLHVQR
- the rnt gene encoding ribonuclease T, producing the protein MSALFSQRFRGFYPVIIDVETAGFNAQTDALLQIAATLVDMDAEGRLVVKETHFHNVLPFEGANLEEAALKFTGITDPWHPLRFAVDEDEALKAIFKAVRKGMKAAGCQRAILVGHNAAFDLGFLNAVIARTNQKRSPFHPFVSFDTTTMAALALGQTVLAKACPAAGLAFDNAEAHAADYDAERTAQLFCHIVNRWKDLGGWPLPAAGAASEGNNEEA